The Petroclostridium xylanilyticum genome has a segment encoding these proteins:
- a CDS encoding sulfurtransferase TusA family protein, with protein sequence MAEYKLDCLGEACPVPLIKTQKKIATLNIGDVLVVHIDHSCAMKNVPEWARKEGYNVELEEVDDGEWEVYIEKTK encoded by the coding sequence TTGGCTGAATATAAATTAGACTGTTTAGGGGAAGCTTGTCCCGTACCTTTGATCAAAACACAGAAGAAAATTGCAACATTAAATATAGGAGATGTACTTGTCGTACATATTGATCATAGCTGTGCAATGAAGAATGTACCTGAATGGGCCAGAAAAGAAGGGTATAACGTTGAACTGGAAGAGGTAGATGACGGAGAATGGGAAGTGTATATTGAAAAGACAAAATAA
- a CDS encoding sulfurtransferase TusA family protein, translated as MEFVVDCLGDICPIPSIKAYEKFKAINKNDTIKIITDHSCSCKNIIERFQNLNCIISQTEPIPGVWEIYITKT; from the coding sequence ATGGAATTTGTGGTTGACTGTCTGGGAGATATCTGTCCTATTCCAAGTATTAAGGCATATGAAAAATTTAAAGCAATTAATAAGAATGATACGATAAAGATTATTACGGATCACAGCTGCTCTTGTAAAAACATAATAGAAAGGTTTCAGAACCTAAATTGTATAATTTCTCAGACAGAACCAATCCCCGGCGTATGGGAAATCTATATCACTAAAACCTAG
- a CDS encoding YeeE/YedE thiosulfate transporter family protein translates to MKIQENIYYKKFLKDPWSYTAGAVILALLNITLFAFSGKPWGVTTAFSYWGAWVYQTLGGKVNDWVYFNNTAHGKALAEGFMADAGSWQNIGIILGALLATLLASQFKFKMIKSYKQVIAAILGGLLMGYGARIAFGCNVGAFFSGVASMSLHGWVYTVFIFAGAWIGSKLLVKYFM, encoded by the coding sequence GTGAAGATTCAGGAGAATATTTATTATAAAAAATTTTTGAAGGATCCTTGGTCCTACACGGCAGGAGCAGTTATACTGGCTTTGCTGAATATTACTCTGTTTGCTTTTTCAGGAAAGCCCTGGGGTGTTACGACAGCTTTTTCGTATTGGGGAGCATGGGTTTATCAAACACTTGGTGGGAAAGTAAATGATTGGGTGTATTTTAACAATACTGCTCATGGGAAGGCGCTTGCCGAAGGTTTTATGGCAGATGCCGGTTCATGGCAAAACATTGGAATCATACTAGGAGCCTTATTAGCTACTCTTTTAGCATCTCAATTTAAATTCAAAATGATTAAATCATACAAACAGGTTATAGCAGCAATACTTGGAGGATTGCTAATGGGGTATGGCGCTAGAATTGCTTTTGGATGTAACGTTGGGGCATTTTTCAGTGGCGTTGCATCTATGTCTCTGCACGGATGGGTATATACTGTATTTATTTTTGCAGGTGCATGGATTGGAAGTAAGCTTCTGGTTAAATATTTTATGTAA
- a CDS encoding FAD-dependent oxidoreductase, with amino-acid sequence MDKKVEQFDVVVIGGGAAGMTAAIYCGRARLKTLLIEKSLLGGLATYTNEIENYPGFPEGQTGLGLMKLFEQQAKKFGVKIKLTDVKGVQLEGKTKIVETFRVNYEAKAVIIATGGKPRLTGAINEQKFLFDKGISFCATCDAARFTDKEVLVVGSGDAAIEEGMFLTKFAKKVRVSVIHDEGIMDANKIAQEQALKNPKMEFIWNTMVDEYVGEDILEQVILKNVKTGEKIPVRVDGCFLFIGYIPNTEIFKGQINMSKGGYIITNENMETNIPGVFAAGDVREKFLKQVATAVGDGAIAGVGAEKYIAETEIFENEILRKDLPGMVYLWCATDEKCRKLLTLIEQVEQENNHRLCVNKIDIYKKMSMAERLGVVDAPCCVFIKEGKVVKILKEDISKETIDSILQEIV; translated from the coding sequence GTGGATAAAAAAGTAGAACAATTTGACGTTGTGGTTATTGGCGGGGGAGCAGCAGGTATGACCGCTGCTATATACTGTGGGAGAGCGAGACTTAAAACTTTACTTATAGAAAAATCTTTACTGGGAGGCCTAGCTACTTATACGAACGAGATAGAAAACTATCCCGGATTCCCGGAAGGACAGACAGGGCTTGGATTAATGAAGTTATTTGAACAGCAGGCAAAAAAATTTGGCGTAAAAATTAAGCTGACTGATGTAAAGGGAGTGCAATTGGAAGGAAAGACGAAAATAGTTGAGACTTTTCGCGTAAACTATGAAGCAAAAGCTGTAATTATAGCGACAGGAGGAAAGCCGAGGCTGACCGGTGCTATTAATGAGCAAAAATTCTTATTTGATAAGGGGATTTCTTTCTGTGCCACTTGCGATGCAGCTAGATTTACCGATAAGGAAGTATTAGTTGTGGGAAGCGGAGATGCTGCTATAGAAGAAGGAATGTTTTTGACAAAGTTTGCCAAAAAGGTTAGAGTATCAGTTATCCACGATGAAGGTATTATGGATGCGAATAAAATTGCGCAAGAACAGGCGTTAAAGAATCCAAAGATGGAATTTATATGGAATACTATGGTGGATGAATATGTTGGAGAAGATATACTAGAACAGGTTATCCTTAAAAATGTCAAGACAGGTGAAAAGATACCTGTTCGGGTAGATGGGTGTTTTCTCTTTATTGGATATATTCCTAATACCGAGATTTTTAAAGGTCAGATTAATATGTCCAAAGGCGGGTATATCATTACAAATGAAAATATGGAAACCAATATTCCGGGGGTGTTTGCTGCAGGAGACGTAAGAGAAAAGTTTCTTAAGCAGGTCGCTACGGCAGTAGGGGATGGAGCCATTGCCGGAGTGGGGGCGGAAAAATATATTGCAGAGACAGAGATATTTGAAAATGAGATTTTAAGGAAAGATCTCCCCGGGATGGTCTATCTATGGTGCGCTACTGATGAAAAATGCAGAAAGCTTTTGACTTTAATAGAACAAGTTGAACAGGAGAATAATCATAGGCTATGTGTAAATAAAATAGATATATACAAAAAAATGAGTATGGCTGAGAGATTAGGAGTAGTGGATGCACCTTGTTGTGTGTTTATAAAAGAGGGAAAAGTTGTAAAAATACTAAAAGAAGATATCTCCAAAGAAACGATTGATAGTATTCTACAGGAGATTGTGTAG
- a CDS encoding YeeE/YedE thiosulfate transporter family protein: protein MVEVSTTTSIRRPARKIKKNQLPYGIILLVVLVGIGIGLAAVSTKVATFWVFGIAFGFTLQRARFCFTASLRDPMLTGSTSLTRAVIIAFVIATIGFTAIQYAAVSKGAPPPGNISPVGIHIVIGATMFGIGMVIAGGCASGTLMRVGEGFAMQMLSLVFFCIGSLWGAHDFGWWKTVSISKSKPVFLPDIFGWMGALFIQLIVLGALYILADWFENRKRMKENLENNNSTKG, encoded by the coding sequence ATGGTAGAGGTATCCACCACGACATCAATTAGAAGGCCAGCAAGAAAGATTAAAAAAAACCAGCTGCCTTATGGAATTATTTTACTAGTCGTTCTTGTTGGAATAGGTATAGGTTTAGCAGCAGTTTCAACAAAGGTAGCAACGTTCTGGGTTTTTGGTATCGCTTTTGGCTTCACACTTCAAAGAGCACGGTTCTGTTTCACAGCTTCTTTACGTGATCCGATGCTCACAGGGAGCACATCTCTTACAAGGGCGGTTATTATTGCATTTGTGATAGCAACTATAGGTTTTACGGCAATCCAATACGCTGCAGTTTCCAAAGGAGCTCCGCCACCAGGAAATATAAGCCCTGTAGGTATTCACATAGTTATTGGTGCCACTATGTTTGGTATTGGCATGGTTATTGCGGGAGGATGTGCTTCCGGTACTTTAATGAGAGTTGGAGAAGGCTTTGCTATGCAGATGCTTTCACTGGTGTTCTTTTGTATAGGATCATTGTGGGGGGCTCATGATTTTGGTTGGTGGAAGACAGTTTCCATTTCAAAATCTAAGCCTGTGTTTCTTCCAGATATTTTCGGATGGATGGGTGCGCTGTTTATACAGTTGATTGTATTAGGTGCGTTGTATATTTTAGCGGACTGGTTTGAAAACCGCAAAAGAATGAAAGAAAATTTAGAGAATAATAATTCAACGAAAGGATGA
- the spoVB gene encoding stage V sporulation protein B gives MKLNTKSLLYGTFVLTAANFIVRLLGFIYRIFLSRMIGPEGMGLFQLVFPLYMVSITVTASGIPIAVSRLVAERKAIGDERGIVRTVIISLCLITIVSICLSAFFVLNIDQITVNLLQDFRIRPALFIFFPCILITGLAAVFKGYFYGLRDIHPPAFAEIAEQIIRMILVSVILSCIPSLNEQTSAAIAVFGMVMGELAGLLYLHYSYHQSVKNYSKSKETPSVVRISKTILGIALPITLTRLIGSSMGAANSILIPRRLAAGGMTSSEAIGTYGIISGMVMPLLFFPFALISALSVILIPNLSENVILKNWSNIRDKISKSILITCLTAFPTMALLVPLAHPIGIVLYDQPDVGNLLTPLAFSTIFLCLDYSLGNILNGLGKQARAAVHSTIGDVIQIICTYFLVAHPSFGIYGFIIGFIANSILVSVLNFITVVQVTRLKPQFSNWFIKPGLASLLMALVVRLLYLVLTNYKIAYGLSLIIAITIGLMVLFITFVLLGSIPYSFLNKLLRIFSPPLHNDIDA, from the coding sequence TTGAAATTAAATACAAAATCTTTGCTATATGGAACTTTTGTTTTAACTGCAGCAAATTTTATTGTACGCTTATTAGGGTTCATTTATAGAATATTCTTAAGCAGGATGATTGGCCCTGAAGGTATGGGGCTTTTTCAACTGGTTTTTCCCCTTTATATGGTAAGCATAACTGTAACTGCCTCGGGTATTCCTATCGCCGTTTCCCGTCTGGTTGCAGAACGAAAAGCTATTGGGGACGAGCGTGGTATTGTACGGACAGTTATTATATCCCTTTGTCTGATAACAATAGTATCCATTTGCCTGTCTGCTTTTTTTGTATTAAATATAGATCAAATCACCGTTAACCTTCTTCAGGATTTCAGAATTCGTCCGGCACTATTTATTTTTTTTCCGTGTATCTTAATCACCGGTCTTGCTGCAGTATTTAAAGGCTATTTCTACGGATTAAGGGACATCCACCCACCCGCTTTTGCTGAAATCGCAGAACAGATTATACGAATGATACTGGTATCAGTTATTCTATCATGCATTCCATCATTAAATGAGCAAACATCAGCAGCAATTGCGGTATTTGGTATGGTCATGGGAGAATTAGCCGGCCTTTTGTACTTGCATTACAGTTATCATCAGTCGGTAAAAAACTATTCCAAATCTAAAGAAACACCATCGGTAGTGCGAATATCTAAAACCATACTTGGCATTGCTCTTCCTATTACATTGACACGCCTTATCGGTTCATCTATGGGAGCTGCCAATTCTATCCTGATACCGCGAAGGTTGGCAGCGGGAGGTATGACAAGCAGTGAAGCCATCGGAACTTATGGAATTATTTCAGGCATGGTCATGCCTCTTCTATTTTTTCCTTTTGCTTTAATCAGCGCTTTATCGGTAATATTAATTCCCAACCTTTCTGAAAATGTAATACTTAAAAATTGGTCTAATATCCGCGATAAGATATCAAAAAGCATACTGATTACATGTTTGACTGCTTTTCCCACTATGGCCTTATTAGTCCCTTTAGCACACCCCATCGGCATTGTTCTTTATGATCAACCCGATGTTGGTAATCTTTTAACCCCACTGGCATTTTCTACAATTTTTCTCTGCCTGGACTATAGCTTAGGGAATATCCTCAATGGGTTGGGGAAGCAGGCTCGTGCCGCAGTTCATTCTACTATAGGAGATGTGATCCAAATTATCTGCACTTATTTTCTGGTGGCACACCCCAGCTTTGGGATTTATGGATTTATCATTGGCTTTATTGCAAACAGTATTTTGGTATCCGTGCTTAATTTTATTACCGTCGTTCAGGTAACTAGGTTAAAACCACAATTTTCCAATTGGTTTATAAAACCTGGACTAGCATCGTTATTAATGGCTTTAGTGGTTCGGCTTTTATACCTCGTACTTACAAATTATAAAATTGCTTATGGTTTATCACTAATTATAGCTATAACCATAGGGTTAATGGTACTGTTTATTACATTTGTTTTGCTTGGCAGTATCCCTTATTCTTTTTTGAACAAACTGCTCAGGATTTTCAGTCCTCCTTTACATAACGATATAGATGCGTGA
- a CDS encoding LysR family transcriptional regulator, with protein MNIEYLKSFYQTVLLSSVSQAAKTLHLTQSALSQQLKALEKNIGTQLLIRSNKGVNLTEAGKIVYKYAETFLSLYENMNNELSVLQKSNIHEIKISSCASVALYSLPCTLYIYKKQHNDVKISVKSTNTDSVITDIQNKTADLGFIEGYTNVPNIACDPIAENKLVLVCAVNSKFSHIHEIGLHQLKPLPLILTPNICSIRKVFNEAISSIGIKPAELNVEIELESIESIKSSVIAGQSMAVLPYVSVKKELYAGILKIIYLKDVELTCQFSMIYQKAKEKEKYVNSFIEYIKKYGRESFC; from the coding sequence GTGAATATTGAGTATTTGAAATCCTTTTACCAAACCGTTTTATTAAGTAGCGTATCTCAAGCTGCAAAGACCTTGCACCTTACCCAGTCAGCACTAAGCCAGCAGCTGAAAGCACTGGAGAAAAATATTGGTACTCAGCTGCTTATTAGAAGCAATAAAGGGGTAAATCTAACCGAAGCAGGTAAAATCGTCTATAAGTATGCAGAAACTTTTTTATCTCTTTATGAAAACATGAATAACGAGCTCTCTGTGCTGCAAAAATCAAATATTCATGAGATAAAAATCTCTTCCTGCGCCAGTGTTGCCCTGTATTCTCTTCCTTGCACCCTGTATATTTACAAAAAACAGCACAATGATGTAAAAATATCTGTTAAAAGCACCAATACTGACAGTGTCATAACTGATATTCAGAATAAAACCGCCGATTTAGGCTTTATTGAGGGATATACAAATGTACCTAATATAGCTTGTGACCCGATAGCTGAAAACAAGCTTGTCCTTGTATGTGCCGTCAACTCTAAGTTTAGTCATATTCATGAAATTGGTCTACATCAGCTAAAACCACTGCCCCTTATACTAACACCTAATATCTGCAGCATTAGAAAAGTCTTTAACGAAGCTATAAGCTCAATTGGAATAAAACCTGCAGAATTAAATGTAGAAATAGAACTGGAATCTATCGAATCCATTAAATCATCTGTAATAGCTGGTCAAAGCATGGCAGTCCTTCCCTATGTTTCAGTAAAAAAAGAACTGTACGCCGGGATATTGAAAATAATATATCTTAAAGATGTTGAACTTACGTGCCAGTTTTCAATGATATATCAGAAAGCTAAGGAAAAAGAAAAATATGTAAACAGTTTTATTGAATACATAAAAAAATACGGCAGGGAAAGCTTTTGCTAA